Genomic segment of Rhodocaloribacter litoris:
AGGACGCCCTCTCGACCGCCATCACGAACTACGAGGCCGCCCGCAGCCGCATCGAGGACGCCGACTTCGCCAAGGAGCAGATGGAGATCGTCAAGCTGCAGATCCTGCAGCAGACCGGGATCGCCTCGCTCGCACAGGCCAATTCCGGGCCGCAGGCCATCCTCCAGCTGCTCCAGTAACCGGCTCCGGCGCGGTTTCTGACCAAAATTTTCCGGAAAGCTTAAGAAAGCTTTTCATTCTGCCGAAAAAAGAGACTGTGCTCGCCGGCATGTCTTCAGGCTGCCGGCAGGCACAAAAAAGAGGCGCGGAACCGTGCTGCCACACCGTCCCGCGCCAGAGATCCCCCTCAGTGCCTGTTTGAAACCCTACACCAGACTACCCAAGGAGGAAATATTATGGCTTTTGGAGATCTGACCCGGATCAACACGAACATCCAGGCCATGGACTCGCTGCGTCAGTTTCAGCTGACGAACGAGCACCTGGGCCTGCGCCAGCTGCGCCTGGCTACGGGCAAGCGCATAAATCGTGCCGAAGACGACTCGGCCGGGTACAACATCGCCCGGAAACTGGAGGCCCGCATCCGCGGCCAGGCCCAGGCCCTCGCCAACATCGGCGACGCCAAGAGCATGCTGACGGTGGCCGAAGGCAGCCTGGGCAGCATCATGAATATCCTTCAGACGATGAAGGAAAAGACGGTCCAGGCCGCCAATGACTCGATGGGCACCGACGAGCGAACCGCCATCAAGAACCAGCTGGACGCCCTCTCGGCAGAAATCACCGACATCCTCGGCGACACCACCTTCAACGGCACGTCGCTCTTTTCCGCAAGCGCACAGACGAGCTTCACGTTCCAGGTCAATGCCGAGCAGGGCGACACGTTCTCGGTCACCCTCGCCACGTTGTCGGCCTCGAATCTCAGTGTGGGTAGCAGCGATCTCACTGTCGCCAGTGCGGCAAGTGCCGGTGCCACCCTCGCTCGGATTGACACGGCCATCACCACGATCGCGAACGTGCTGGCCAACATCGGTGATAGCCAGAAGCGGCTGACCTTCAAGCAGGACGCCCTCTCGACCGCCATCACGAACTACGAGTCGGCCCGCAGCCGCATCGAGGACGCCGACTTCGCCAAGGAGCAGATGGAGATCGTCAAGCTGCAGATCCTGCAGCAGACCGGGATCGCCTCGCTCGCGCAGGCCAACGCCGCGCCGCAGTCGGTGCTGTCGCTGTTCTAAGGCAACAAAAAACCCACGCCATGGGAACGGTTCTGGCATAGCTCCCGTGGGGTCAGGAAGGAAGTGGCGAGCCTTCCGGCAACAGCCTCTCCGCAGCGGCGGGGAGGCTGTTTGCTTTCCCCCCCATGGCGTGGGTTAATGGGCACAAAAGTCGCAAAGCCCGCCCGTATGATCAGGCGGCCCCGCGTCGCTCCGCATAGACGATGCCCAGCTTCAGGGAAGCGATCAGGGCCTTGATGGCCTTCGCTCCGTATTCTTTCTTTTCCCGCAGCGCCTGGAAGGCCCGTGCATGGTCCCCCAGGCCGCTCCGGGCACACAGCACCCCCAGGATGCGCAGCAACTCGTCCGGGTTCAACACGAAGCGTACGGCGGTTCCGGCGGCCTCGTTCAGGTTATAGGCTTCGAGCAGCATCAGCATGCCGTCGCCGGGTTTTTGTGCAGCCAGCAACGCCAGCCCGGTGGTGTAGTAGGCGATCGGCTCCCGGCGGTCGAGTGTGAGCATCTCGTTGGCATGCACCAGAGCCGCCGGGATGTTGTTCAGCTTGAGGGCGGCCTGGGCCGCCAGGAGATGGGTGTAAAAGGCATTCTGAGGCAATAGCAGGCGGTAATCCAGCTCTCCGGTGATGTCGACGACATCCTGGTATTGCTTGAGAATGAAATAGGCCACGGCAAGCTGGTAGCCGTAGTAAGCCCGATATTTTGCCGAGCGCGGCCGCGTGTACTCCGCCTTGAGTAGTTCGATCCGCGGCGTATACTTCTGCACCATTCCTTCCGCCGAAAGGGCATAGCCGGTGTGGATGATTTCGGCCTCGACGCGGACGAGCTTCCGGCCGGTGCGCTCCATGTAGGCGAGGAGCTTCTCCTGTACCTGATGGTGCACGCGCCCTTCGTAGCGGATCTGTGGGTCGTTGCGGAAGATGCGCTCCTGCCACACCCGGTCGGCCGCCATGATCTGCCCCTCGGGCAGCAGGTTACGCACCAGCAGTTGTGCCGCGGCAACCTCCGGATGGCGGATGATTTTTCGTATACGCTGCCAGTGACGATCGTCCGGCAGGTACTCGTCGCCGTCGAGGACCAGGATGAAGTCCCCGCCGGCCTTGTCGAAGGTATAGTTGCGGGCGACGGCGAAGGAACCGGGCCATTCGATCTCCTCGAAAACGTCTGCATAGCGCCGGGCGATCTCCTGCGTTCCGTCGGTCGAGCCGGTGTCGATGACCACGATCTCGTCCACATGAGGCCGGGCGAGGGAGAGACACCGCTCCAGGTTCTCCGCCTCGTTCTTGACCATCATACTGAGGGAAAGGGACGGCTCTCGTTTGCGCCTGCGGGCGATCTTTCTTGCTGCTCGGGCCATGGGTCTTCATTCGCTGTCGCACCTGCGATGGACGACTGCCCGGGAAAACGCGTACCGGCGTTCGAACGAACGGGCAGCCGCCGGAGGGCGAGGGCAATGCTTCGGTTCAGCCCGGACCTGCCGGAAACATGCCAATCCGAACGGCCGGCTGCGCCTCGTTGCGGCCGGCGGGTTCCCCGGAGACGCTTGCCGGGTACCGCCGGTGCATTTTTCGGGGCT
This window contains:
- a CDS encoding flagellin, whose amino-acid sequence is MAFGDLTRINTNIQAMDSLRQFQLTNEHLGLRQLRLATGKRINRAEDDSAGYNIARKLEARIRGQAQALANIGDAKSMLTVAEGSLGSIMNILQTMKEKTVQAANDSMGTDERTAIKNQLDALSAEITDILGDTTFNGTSLFSASAQTSFTFQVNAEQGDTFSVTLATLSASNLSVGSSDLTVASAASAGATLARIDTAITTIANVLANIGDSQKRLTFKQDALSTAITNYESARSRIEDADFAKEQMEIVKLQILQQTGIASLAQANAAPQSVLSLF
- a CDS encoding glycosyltransferase family 2 protein — protein: MMVKNEAENLERCLSLARPHVDEIVVIDTGSTDGTQEIARRYADVFEEIEWPGSFAVARNYTFDKAGGDFILVLDGDEYLPDDRHWQRIRKIIRHPEVAAAQLLVRNLLPEGQIMAADRVWQERIFRNDPQIRYEGRVHHQVQEKLLAYMERTGRKLVRVEAEIIHTGYALSAEGMVQKYTPRIELLKAEYTRPRSAKYRAYYGYQLAVAYFILKQYQDVVDITGELDYRLLLPQNAFYTHLLAAQAALKLNNIPAALVHANEMLTLDRREPIAYYTTGLALLAAQKPGDGMLMLLEAYNLNEAAGTAVRFVLNPDELLRILGVLCARSGLGDHARAFQALREKKEYGAKAIKALIASLKLGIVYAERRGAA